The segment CCTCGACATGGCTCGTGCGCTGGGCGCCTTGCAGGCCCTCGCGCAGCAGCGCCAGTACCTCGCCATCCTCGCGGCCGCGCTGGCACTGGTCCTGATACAGCACCACCTCGTCGAACACGCCACCCAGGATCTGCGTCTGCTTGCGGATGTCCTCGTCGCGTCGGTCGCCCGCGCCGCTGATCACCACCACGCGTCGCTTCGACGGCATCGTCTCCACGGCATTGCACAGCGCCTGGATGGCGTCGGGGTTGTGGCCGTAGTCGGCGATCAGCGTGGCACCCTTGAAGTCGAACACGTTGAAGCGGCCCGGGGCCGTCGCGGCGTCGTTGACGAAGGTGGCCAGCGCGCGGCGGATCACCGCCCAGTCGATGCCAAGCGCCCAGGCGGCGGCAATCGACGACATCGCGTTTTCCACCTGGAAGCCGATCGAGCCGTTGCGCGTGAGCGGGATGTCCGCCAGCGGGATGCGCACTTCGGTGTCGCCTTCAGTCGCCACGATCTGGTCGCCCTCGACGAACACCACGCGCCTGCCTTGCGCGCGATGCAGCGCCATCGTCGGCAGACCGGCATCGTGCGCGAAGAACGTCACGGTACCCGGGCAGGCATCGGCCATGCGCGCCACCATCTCATCCGCGGCGTTGAGCACGGCCATCCCGTGCGGTGCCACGTTCTGCACGATCACGCTCTTCAGCACGGCCAGGTCCTCGACGGTGCTGATGTACGACAGGCCCAGGTGATCACCTTCGCCAACGTTGGTCACCACGGCCACGTCGCAGCGGTCGAATGCCAGGCCTTCGCGCAGCAGGCCACCGCGCGCGGTTTCGAACACGGCGGCGTCCACGTCCGGGTGCAGCAGCACGTTGCGCGCGCTGCGCGGGCCGCTGCAGTCACCGGTATCGATGCGTTCGCCCTGGATGTACACGCCGTCGGTACCCGTCATGCCCATACGCAGGCCGTTGGAGGCCAGGATATGGGTGATCAGGCGCACCGTGGTGGTCTTGCCGTTGGTGCCCGAGACCGCAACCACCGGGATGCGGCCATCGTCGCCATCGGCGAACATGGTCGAGATGATGGCTTCGCCGACCGCGCGACCTTTACCGTACGACGGCTGCAGGTGCATGCGCAGGCCCGGCGCGGCATTGACTTCGACGATGCCGCCAGCCTGCTCCTCGAACGGCTTGAGCATCGTTTCACAGACCGCGTCGACGCCGCAGATGTCCAGGCCGACCATTTGCGCGGCCGCCACGGCGCGCGCGGCGATGTCCGGATGCACGTCGTCGGTGACGTCGGTGGCGCTGCCACCGGTCGACAGGTTCGCGTTGTTGCGCAGGACCACGCGGGTGCCCTTGGCCGGCACGGCGTCGGCGCTCAGGCCCTGCTTGGCCAGCGTGGCCAGCGCGATATCGTCGAAGCGGATCTTCGTCAGCGACGTGGCATGACCCTCGCCACGGCGCGGGTCGCGGTTCACTTCTTCCACGAGCTGGCGCACGGTGTGCACGCCGTCGCCAATCACCTGCGGCGGATCGCGGCGGGCGGCGGCCACCAGGTGCTTGCCCACCACGAGCAGGCGGAAGTCATGGCCGGGGATGTAGCGCTCCACGAGCACGTCTGACGAAATATCGGCGGCCACTTCATAGGCCGTCATCACTTCTTCGCGCGTGCGGATGCGCACGGCCACGCCCTTGCCCTGGTTGCCGTCGCGCGGCTTGACCACCACCGGACCGTTGATTTCCTGCGCGGCGGCCCATGCCTCTTCGGCGCTGGAGACCGAGCGGCCCATCGGCACCGGCACGCCTGCCGCGTGCAGCAGGCTCTTGGTGAGTTCCTTGTCTTGCGCGATGGATTCGGACACCGCGCTGGTCATGTCGGTCTCGGCGGCCTGGATGCGGCGCTGCTTGCTGCCCCAGCCAAACTGGACCATCGAGCCCTGCGTCAGACGGCGATACGGAATGCCACGCGCCACGGCGGCGTAGACGATCGAGCCGGTGCTCGGACCCAGGCGCACATCCTCGTCGAGTTCACGCAGGCGATGCAGGGCATCGTCCAGGTCGAAGGGCAGGTCGTCGCGCGCGGCGATGCAAAGCTGCTCGGCCAGATTGAATGCCAGTCGGCCCACTTCCTCTTCGCTGTACTGCACCACCACCTGATAGGTGCCGGGTTCGAGCGTCGGCGCGGTGTTGCTGAACGTCACCGGGCAGCCGGCCGCGGCTTGCAGGCCCAGGGCTGCCACTTCGAGCACATGCGCCATCGAGGGCGATCCTGCCTCATCGTCCGGGCGCAGCGGGCCGATGCCCGGAAAACGCCCGCGCAGGCGGTCTTCGAAACCGGGCAGCTCGGCCAGCCGAAGGGACTTGTCCGAGCACGCCACGATGGCTTCGATGGCTGTGTGACGACACCAGAGGTTCGGGCCACGCAGGGCCCGGATGCGAGAAACTTCCATAGAATCAGTTTTCCGTTTTTCTTTCCGGCTCGCGCATCACGCGCGGCGTCCGGCGCGGCCCATCCACTGGTGTACCTGTTCCACCGTGCTGTCCGTCGAGCCCTCGTCGCACTGCAGTACCAGCAGATCACCCGCCACGAGTTGGGCCAGCGCGGCTTCCACCGCCGCGCGGCGCGCGCCTTCGTCGATGATCTTGGTCACGCGGCGGCCTTCGTACAGGCCCTTCTTGAGCAGCGCGCGCGCCTCGGTCTCGGGGAGTTCGCGCTTGACGCTCTGGTCCTCGCACAGGAACACGCGGTCGAATGTGGCCCCAATCACCTTGCCCTGTTCGATCAGGTCCTCGTCGCGACGCTGCACGCCCGCGCCGAACACGAGCATCCGGCGCTCGGACGGAAAGCGGTCGAGCGCGGCCGCCAGCGCCTCGAGCGCCGGGGCGTTGTGTGCATCGTCCACCACCACGGTGGCGCCATGGTGCTCGAACAGCGTGAAGCGGCCCGGAACATCCACCTGGCCGACGTCGAACGTGACAATGCCGGCACGGATCAGGTCGTTCGAAATACCGAGCGCCCAACCCGTGGCCACGGCGGCCAGCACGTTCTCGATCTGGAATGCCACGCGTCCGGCGTAGGTCAGCGGAATCGCCGACACATCGGTCAGCGCGGTCTCGCTGTTGCCGGTGGCCAGCACCACCTTGCCGTCGCGCACGAACACCGCGCGCTTGCCTGCCGCGCGATGCGTGGCAATGGCCGGCAGGTCGGCGGACAGGCCGAAGAAGATGACATCGCCATCGCACAGCTCGGCCATTTCGACCAGACGCGCGTCGGCGGCGTTGATGACGGCCACACCGGTCTTGAGCACCACATCCACCTGCGTGCGCAGCACGTTGTACATGCGGTCTTCATCTTCGACGTAGAAGTCGCCGATGTGGTCGGGCTTGCCGAAGTTCGTGACCACACCCACCTGGCAGCGGTCATAGGGCAGGCCCTGCGACAGGATCATGCCGCTGTCGTTCTCGAACACGGCGGCTTCCACCGCGCGATTCATCAGAATGCGATGACCGGCATCCCAGCTCGCGCGGTCGCCCCGGCCGCCTTTCTCCACCTGGCGGCGGTCCAGGAACAGGCCGTCGCTGCAGGCCAGACCCGTGTGTTTGCCCGACAGTTGCAGCAGTCGCGCCACGAGCTTGGCCACCACGGTCTTGCCGTTGGTGCCCGTAATGCCCACCACGGGGATGCGGCCGTCGTCCTCCACGTCGTTCCGGCTCGGGAACAGGTGATCGACGATGGCACGGCCCACCGGGCGCGGCTCGCCTTCGGCGGGCTTGATATGCATCAGCAGGCCCGGGCCGGCGTTGACTTCGACAATGGCGCCACGTTGTTCGGCCAGCGGGCGCGAGATGTCCTGCGCGACGAGGTCCACGCCGGCGATGTCGAGACCCACCACGCGCGCGGCCAGCGAGGCATGGGCGGCCACGCTCGGATGCACGCGGTCGGTCACGTCGAACGCGACATTGCCGTTGCGCTGGATAAGCACGGTGCGGCCTTCCGGCGGCACGGCGCTGCCGTCGGCATAGCCCTGGCGCTTCAGTTCCAGGCGTGCGGCCGAATCCAGACGCACGCGGTTCAGCGGATGGTCTTCGGTGCTGCCCCGACGTGGGTCGGAGTTGATCTGCGATTCGATCAGCTCGTCGATCGTCGACTTGCCGTCGCCGACCACCGAGGCGGTTTCGCCCATCGCGACGGCGACAACGCGGCCGCCCACGACCAGCAGGCGGTGCTCGTTGCCGGGTACGAAACGCTCGACGATCACGCCGCTGCCTTCCTCGATGGCCACGGCATAGGCCGTTTCCACCTCCTCGCGGGTCATCAGGTTCGTGAACACGCCACGGCCGTGGTTGCCGTCGTACGGCTTGACCACCACGGGCACGCCGATGTCCTCGGCGGCATCCCAGGCGTCTTCGGCACTTTCGACCATGCGGCCTTCCGGCACAGGCACGCCGCAAGATTCCAGCAGGCTCTTGGTCAGGTCCTTGTCGCGCGAGATCGATTCGCCGATGGCGCTGGTCCGGTCGGTCTCGGCCGTCCAGATGCGACGCTGGCGGGCGCCATAGCCGAGCTGGACGAGGTTGCCGTCCGACAGGCGGATCGACGGAATGTCGCGGTCATCCGCGGCATCGACGATGCAGGCCGTGCTCGGGCCCAGGCAGTGTTCGTCGACCAGGCGGCGCAGGTTGTCCACCGCGGCGGGCACGTCGAAAGGACGGTCCTCGATGGCGGCCATGACCAGGTCACGGGCCGTGAACAGCGCTGCGCGCGTCACTTCCTC is part of the Cupriavidus metallidurans CH34 genome and harbors:
- the cphA gene encoding cyanophycin synthetase, with the protein product MKKKDIEIFDVMSLRGPNMWTYRPVLEAWVDIGELEDFPSNTIPGFYERLSAWLPTLIEHRCSPGVRGGFLMRLKEGTWPGHILEHVTLELQNLAGMPGGFGKARETPIRGVYKVIVRAWHEEVTRAALFTARDLVMAAIEDRPFDVPAAVDNLRRLVDEHCLGPSTACIVDAADDRDIPSIRLSDGNLVQLGYGARQRRIWTAETDRTSAIGESISRDKDLTKSLLESCGVPVPEGRMVESAEDAWDAAEDIGVPVVVKPYDGNHGRGVFTNLMTREEVETAYAVAIEEGSGVIVERFVPGNEHRLLVVGGRVVAVAMGETASVVGDGKSTIDELIESQINSDPRRGSTEDHPLNRVRLDSAARLELKRQGYADGSAVPPEGRTVLIQRNGNVAFDVTDRVHPSVAAHASLAARVVGLDIAGVDLVAQDISRPLAEQRGAIVEVNAGPGLLMHIKPAEGEPRPVGRAIVDHLFPSRNDVEDDGRIPVVGITGTNGKTVVAKLVARLLQLSGKHTGLACSDGLFLDRRQVEKGGRGDRASWDAGHRILMNRAVEAAVFENDSGMILSQGLPYDRCQVGVVTNFGKPDHIGDFYVEDEDRMYNVLRTQVDVVLKTGVAVINAADARLVEMAELCDGDVIFFGLSADLPAIATHRAAGKRAVFVRDGKVVLATGNSETALTDVSAIPLTYAGRVAFQIENVLAAVATGWALGISNDLIRAGIVTFDVGQVDVPGRFTLFEHHGATVVVDDAHNAPALEALAAALDRFPSERRMLVFGAGVQRRDEDLIEQGKVIGATFDRVFLCEDQSVKRELPETEARALLKKGLYEGRRVTKIIDEGARRAAVEAALAQLVAGDLLVLQCDEGSTDSTVEQVHQWMGRAGRRA
- the cphA gene encoding cyanophycin synthetase, which translates into the protein MEVSRIRALRGPNLWCRHTAIEAIVACSDKSLRLAELPGFEDRLRGRFPGIGPLRPDDEAGSPSMAHVLEVAALGLQAAAGCPVTFSNTAPTLEPGTYQVVVQYSEEEVGRLAFNLAEQLCIAARDDLPFDLDDALHRLRELDEDVRLGPSTGSIVYAAVARGIPYRRLTQGSMVQFGWGSKQRRIQAAETDMTSAVSESIAQDKELTKSLLHAAGVPVPMGRSVSSAEEAWAAAQEINGPVVVKPRDGNQGKGVAVRIRTREEVMTAYEVAADISSDVLVERYIPGHDFRLLVVGKHLVAAARRDPPQVIGDGVHTVRQLVEEVNRDPRRGEGHATSLTKIRFDDIALATLAKQGLSADAVPAKGTRVVLRNNANLSTGGSATDVTDDVHPDIAARAVAAAQMVGLDICGVDAVCETMLKPFEEQAGGIVEVNAAPGLRMHLQPSYGKGRAVGEAIISTMFADGDDGRIPVVAVSGTNGKTTTVRLITHILASNGLRMGMTGTDGVYIQGERIDTGDCSGPRSARNVLLHPDVDAAVFETARGGLLREGLAFDRCDVAVVTNVGEGDHLGLSYISTVEDLAVLKSVIVQNVAPHGMAVLNAADEMVARMADACPGTVTFFAHDAGLPTMALHRAQGRRVVFVEGDQIVATEGDTEVRIPLADIPLTRNGSIGFQVENAMSSIAAAWALGIDWAVIRRALATFVNDAATAPGRFNVFDFKGATLIADYGHNPDAIQALCNAVETMPSKRRVVVISGAGDRRDEDIRKQTQILGGVFDEVVLYQDQCQRGREDGEVLALLREGLQGAQRTSHVEEIRGEFVAIDTALSHLQPGDLCLILIDQVEEALDHIAKRVAGN